Genomic window (Streptomyces sp. NBC_01431):
GCTGTCCGTGACGCAACGCCCGATCGCCCAGAACGCGCTGACGGATGGATCGGGCCCGCCGGCATGGGCCTCGAAGCCGTCCTGGTACGCCATCGCGACCGCCGACCGGATGCTCAACCCCACCGCTCAGCGCTTCATGGCTCAGCGCATGGCGGCGACCGAGTACGTGCTGCACGGTTCGCACGCCGTGCTTCTCTCCCAGCCCGGCGCCGTGGCGGCGATGATCCGGGAAGCCGCCGGTCAGAGCCGCTCTGGCCGCGGCGACGGCGGCGGAGTCCGGCATAACTACTAAGTAGTTGATGAGGTAACATCCCCGCTCGACTGGGAAGACGCTGGCATGAACCGCCTCCTCGGCGACGTGCACGCTTGACTTTCACCAGCGGGCTCAGGCTGAACGAGTCGCCATGGGACCCCTTGAGTTCCGCCTTCACCTCCCGAGACCGACACTCCAGCAGCAGGTATCACTCGGGAAGGCACCACCATGACCTCACCGGTCAGACCGTCGGCGCGGCGGATCACCGCGCTCTTCGCAACCATCGCCCTGGTACTGACCGCCACCGGGTGCAGCGGCGAAACCGGATCCGGATCCGCCACAGGCGCGGTGACCTCCATCACCGCGCTCGACTATTACACCGACGCGTCCGAACACGCCCAATGGGGCGAACGGCTCACCGCCTGCGGCAAGACCGCCGGGGTAACGGTCGAGCAGAGAAGCGTTCCCGGGGCGTCCCTCATACCCAAGGTCCTGCAACAGGCGTCGTCGCGGACCCTTCCCGACCTGTTGATGCTGGACAACCCCGACCTGCAGCAGATCGCACAGACCGGCGCGCTGACCCCGCTGGACCAGTACGGCATCGACTCCAGCGGCTTGGCCAAGGGCATCCTGTCAGCCGGCACCTACCAGGGGAAGGTGTACGGACTGGCGCCCACCGTCAGCACGATCGCCCTCGTCTACAACAAGGACATGCTCGCCGAGGCCGGTGTCGCCGTGCCGCGGACCTGGGACGAGCTGGAGACGGCGGCGGCCAAGCTGACCCGCCCGGGGCGCTACGGCATGGCGGTCGACGCGAATGCCACGTTCGAGGGCGCTTGGCAGTTCCTGCCGTTCCTGTGGTCCAACGGCGGGGACGAGAAGCAACTCGACACCCCGCAGGCCGCGCAGGCACTCCAGCTGTGGGTCGACCTGGTCAAGCGCGGATCCATGTCGAAGTCGGTACTGAACTGGACGCAGGCCGATGTCCACGACCAGTTCGTCGCCGGCAAGGCAGCCATGATGATCAACGGCCCCTGGCGGATCAACGCGCTGAACGAAACCAAGAACCTGCATTGGGGGGTGGCTCCCATCCCCGTCCGCCAGATGGGGCAGACCCTTGTCACACCGCTCGGCGGTGAAACGTGGACGGTCCCGCACAGCGCGTCGAAGGCCCGGCAGGAGAAGGCCGCCCAGGTGCTCGCCTGCCTGAACGACTCCACGAACATGCTCGCCCTGGCCAAGCAGTACTTCACCGTGCCTTCCCGCACCGCGGTGGCGTCCCGGTATGTCGAGCAGGTCCCCTCGATGGCTGCCTTCGTCAAGAGCGTTGAGAGCTCCCGCGCCCGCACCGGCGAACTCGGCGTCAAGTGGCCCAAGGCAGCGACCGGCATATACACCGCCATCCAGGCCGCGTTGACGGGCGGGCAGACACCGGAGGAAGCACTCAAGCATGCGCAGCAGATCGCGACCGGTTCCTGACCGGTCTCCGATCCCTTGGAGCAACGGACAAGAAGACCGTGCCGTCGCCGTGGAGACATCCGCCACGGGTGCGGCGGAGAAGGACGAAGCCGCGCCCGGCAGGGCCTGGACCGTGGCCCGTGCGCGCTACTGGGAGCCGATCGCCCAGTGGATGTTCATCGTGCCCGCCGGGGCCTACCTGCTGCTGTTCTTCGGCTATCCGATCGTCAAGAACGTCGTGATGAGCTTCCAGCAGTACACGACGACGACCTTCTACACCGGTGCCGCGCCGTTCGTGGGGCTGCGGAACTACTCGGAGATCCTTTCGTCGGCCCTGTTCTCCAAGGCCCTGCTGACGACGGTCCTGTTCACCGCTGGCTCGATAGCCGGGCAGTTCGTGCTCGGCCTGGCCTTCGCTCTTTTCTTCCACCGCCGATTCCCGCTGGGAGGCGTTCTGCGGTCGCTCCTGTTGCTGCCGTGGCTGCTGCCGCTGGTCGTCTCGGCGACGACGTGGAAGTGGATGCTCGACACCGACACCGGAGTCGTGAACGACGTGCTGCGCGACCTCCATCTCCAGTCGTCCGGCATACCCTGGCTCACCGGCACCTCGCAGGCGCTGGTGTCGGTGATGGTCGTCAACATCTGGGTGGGCATCCCCTTCAACACCACGATCCTGTACTCCGGACTGCAGGAGATCCCGGCGCATCTGTACGAGGCGGCGAAGCTGGACGGCGCCGGTCCAATGGCGTCGTTCCGCCATGTCACCTGGCCACTGCTGCGCCCCGCGGTGAACGTCGTGCTCGTGCTGGGGGCGGTCTACACGGTCAAAGTACTGGACCTCATCCTCGTAGTGACGGGGGGAGGACCGGCCAACGCCACAGAGACCCTGGCCACCCAGTCCTACGAACTGTCCTTCCAGCAGTTCGAGTTCGGGCGCGGCGCCGCGATGAGCAACGTACTCGTCGCCATCTCGCTCACTTTCGCCTTCGTCTATCTGCGCGCCCACCGGCGCGCCCAGCACGCCTGAGAGGGGACCCGGTGAAGCACGCTCCGAACCGTGGCCGGCCGTCCACGATCGTCGGGATCGTCCTGCTCGCGGTGATGCTGTTTCCCGTCTACTGGATGGTGAACGCCTCCCTCCAGCCGGCGGGCAACACGCTGCAAGGAGGCTGGTTCCCCTTCCACCCGGACTTCAGCGGTTACGTCACGGCGCTGCGCGATCAAGGACGCAACCTCGTCACCAGTCTCATCGTGGCCCTGGGCAGCGTGGTGCTCAGCCTCGGGCTCGCCGCACCGGCGGCCTACGCGCTGGCCCATCTCCCCATCCGAGGAACCAACTTCGTCCTCTTCGGGGTCCTGATCACGCAGATGGTGCCGGGCATCGTCGTGGCCAACGCGCTCTACAGCGCCTACAACGACCTGGGACTGCTGAACTCCTACCTCGGACTGATCCTGGCCGACTCCACCGCCGGGGTCCCCTTCGCCATCATCGTCCTGCGGTCGTTCATGCGGGGCATTCCCAGGGAGATCATCGAGGCCGCGCGCGTGGACGGCGCCGGGAGGCTGCGCATCTTCCGCTCCGTGGTGCTCCCGGTGAGCGCGAACTCGTTGATCACTGCCGCCCTCTTCACCTTCCTCTTCACCTGGAGCGACTTCCTTTTCGCCCTCACGCTGACCACCACGGAGACCGTACGGCCGATCACCCTCGGCATCTACGAATACATCGGCGCCCACACGAACCACTGGAACGCCATCATGGCCACCGCGGTGGCGGCGTCCGCCCCGGCGGCTGTGCTGCTCGTCATCGCTCAGCGCTACGTCGCCGCCGGGGCCACCAGCGGAGCCATGAAGTGAGGGGCGGCCCCGTCTCCGTCAGCCGGTCGAAGACCGCGTCGTCGTCGGCCGACTGACCCAGCGGCGCCGCCTGGTGGAGTGCGTTACTGGGCGCGAAGAGCGCCTGCACGGGAATGCCGCTCAGGTGCGCACCAGGGGAGTGTCCACCAGGTGTTCGGCCAGGAACCAGGCTTGCAGTTCGCCGGTACGGATCACCTGTGAGACCAGGAGGTCGTTGGTGCCGTCGTCGCCCAGCTCGCCGGTCCGGGAAGCCGCGTCATGGGCCTGGATCAGGATGGTCTCGTGGGCCTCGAGCAAACGCGAGAGCATGGCCGGGACCTGCTCCACGCCGTCCGGCGGGCGCGGAATCGACGTGATCTCCGCGACGTGCCGAGAATCCCCCAGGGCG
Coding sequences:
- a CDS encoding carbohydrate ABC transporter permease, with amino-acid sequence MKHAPNRGRPSTIVGIVLLAVMLFPVYWMVNASLQPAGNTLQGGWFPFHPDFSGYVTALRDQGRNLVTSLIVALGSVVLSLGLAAPAAYALAHLPIRGTNFVLFGVLITQMVPGIVVANALYSAYNDLGLLNSYLGLILADSTAGVPFAIIVLRSFMRGIPREIIEAARVDGAGRLRIFRSVVLPVSANSLITAALFTFLFTWSDFLFALTLTTTETVRPITLGIYEYIGAHTNHWNAIMATAVAASAPAAVLLVIAQRYVAAGATSGAMK
- a CDS encoding carbohydrate ABC transporter permease, with the protein product MARARYWEPIAQWMFIVPAGAYLLLFFGYPIVKNVVMSFQQYTTTTFYTGAAPFVGLRNYSEILSSALFSKALLTTVLFTAGSIAGQFVLGLAFALFFHRRFPLGGVLRSLLLLPWLLPLVVSATTWKWMLDTDTGVVNDVLRDLHLQSSGIPWLTGTSQALVSVMVVNIWVGIPFNTTILYSGLQEIPAHLYEAAKLDGAGPMASFRHVTWPLLRPAVNVVLVLGAVYTVKVLDLILVVTGGGPANATETLATQSYELSFQQFEFGRGAAMSNVLVAISLTFAFVYLRAHRRAQHA
- a CDS encoding sugar ABC transporter substrate-binding protein encodes the protein MTSPVRPSARRITALFATIALVLTATGCSGETGSGSATGAVTSITALDYYTDASEHAQWGERLTACGKTAGVTVEQRSVPGASLIPKVLQQASSRTLPDLLMLDNPDLQQIAQTGALTPLDQYGIDSSGLAKGILSAGTYQGKVYGLAPTVSTIALVYNKDMLAEAGVAVPRTWDELETAAAKLTRPGRYGMAVDANATFEGAWQFLPFLWSNGGDEKQLDTPQAAQALQLWVDLVKRGSMSKSVLNWTQADVHDQFVAGKAAMMINGPWRINALNETKNLHWGVAPIPVRQMGQTLVTPLGGETWTVPHSASKARQEKAAQVLACLNDSTNMLALAKQYFTVPSRTAVASRYVEQVPSMAAFVKSVESSRARTGELGVKWPKAATGIYTAIQAALTGGQTPEEALKHAQQIATGS